In Solobacterium moorei, a single genomic region encodes these proteins:
- a CDS encoding 2-dehydropantoate 2-reductase → MFVYIAGAGAMGCRFGYQLHKAGNEVILLDMWKDHIQAIKNDGLKIVGDTEDCVKMTIMEPTEATKEAELIILFTKAMQLPTMLQSIKQIIGKNIKVLCLLNGLGHEDVIKQYIPEENILMGVTVWTAGLKGPGVAKLISKGSVNLQSIDKNGEEAAKKIVEVLNQAGLNVTYDEDVLPSIWRKACVNGTMNSTCALLDCTIGEFFASEEAIRVVDTIIHEFVTVSEATGVKLDEQAIKDYVMKTSVAAAHYPSMHQDLIQNHRPTEIDYINGAVAKKGDALGISTPYCHMITDLIHAKEHVLKIK, encoded by the coding sequence AATGGGTTGCCGCTTTGGTTATCAATTGCATAAAGCAGGAAATGAAGTCATTTTATTGGATATGTGGAAAGATCATATTCAAGCAATTAAAAATGATGGTTTAAAGATTGTTGGTGATACTGAAGATTGTGTCAAAATGACTATCATGGAGCCAACAGAAGCTACAAAAGAAGCTGAATTAATTATCTTATTTACAAAGGCTATGCAACTACCAACGATGTTACAAAGCATCAAACAAATTATTGGTAAGAATATAAAAGTACTTTGTCTATTAAATGGTTTAGGTCACGAAGATGTGATTAAACAATACATCCCTGAAGAAAACATCTTGATGGGTGTTACTGTATGGACAGCTGGATTAAAGGGTCCAGGTGTAGCAAAACTCATTAGTAAGGGCTCTGTAAACTTACAATCTATCGATAAGAATGGTGAAGAAGCTGCTAAGAAGATTGTAGAAGTATTAAATCAAGCAGGTCTAAACGTTACATATGATGAAGATGTATTACCATCTATCTGGCGTAAGGCTTGCGTCAATGGCACAATGAACTCTACTTGTGCATTACTTGATTGCACAATCGGTGAATTCTTCGCAAGTGAAGAAGCTATCCGTGTCGTAGATACTATCATTCATGAATTTGTAACGGTTAGTGAAGCCACAGGTGTTAAGTTAGATGAACAAGCGATTAAAGACTATGTTATGAAAACATCTGTAGCTGCTGCACATTATCCATCAATGCATCAAGATCTCATTCAGAATCATCGTCCAACTGAGATTGACTACATCAATGGTGCAGTTGCTAAAAAGGGTGATGCTTTAGGCATTTCTACACCATATTGCCATATGATTACAGATTTAATTCATGCAAAGGAACATGTATTAAAAATTAAGTAA